The Klebsiella aerogenes KCTC 2190 region GGAACAGGAAATTCTCGATAACGCCTGGCTTACCGCACCGGCCGATCAGAATATTTTGTTTAAAACGCCGATTGCCGACCGCTGGCGCGAAGCGGCCAAACTTATCGGTATCGATATCGTGACGATGCCTGCCGACGCGGGGCATGCATAATGAGCGGTACCTTTCTGAGTTTTGATTTTGGCACTAAAAGCATTGGCGTCGCCGTTGGGCAGCGCATTACCGGCACGGCGCGTCCGCTCCCGGCGCTGAAAGCGCAGGACGGCAAACCTGACTGGAACATCATCGAAAAGCTGTTGAAAGAATGGCAGCCGGAAGCGGTGATTGTCGGCCTGCCGCTGAACATGGACGGCACCGAACAGCCGCTAACCGCGCGCGCACGTAACTTCGCCAATAAAATTCATGGCCGCTTCGGCGTGAAAATCACCCTCCACGACGAGCGTTTAAGCACCGTCGAAGCCCGCGCAGGGCTGTTCGAACACGGAGGTTTTCGCGCGCTCAATAAAGGCAGCGTTGATTCCGCCTCTGCCGTGGTTATCCTCGAAAGCTATTTCGAACAGGGATACTAATCGGTAGCTCTGGGATGAAAGCGAAGCATAGATTCGCGTTTGCGCCGGGTGGCGGCTTCGCCTTACCCGGCCTACAAAACCCCCGCTGGAGTAACCCGTAGGCCCGCGCAAGCGTAGCGCCGCAGGGCAATCATGGCAGCGGATGCGGAGCCGCTTTTGCGCCGGGTGGCGGCTTCGCCTTACCCGGCCTACAACCCCCTCGCTGGCATAACCCGTAGGCCCGCGCAAGCGTAGCGCCGCCGGGCAATCAGTGACGCAGATGTTCATTCGCCCAGCTTACCGCCTGGGTACGGTTCTTGACGCTCAATTTGCGGAACACATTGTACAGATGAGTACGTACCGTGTTTTCGCTGATGAACAGCGCGCGGGCAATATCCATATTCGTTGCGCCGCAGCGCAGCTCGTTGAGGATCTCACATTCACGCTCGGTCAACGGTGAGTTCTCCGTCGGCGCCGTGACCTGATCCGCAGAATACAGCGCCGGGTGCATCACGCTCAATTCAGCCGTCTGCTCGCCATTTAATACGGCTTTGACGCCCTCAATTAAGCGCGATTGGTCATCGTCATGGCGGAATACGCCATATAACGCAGGCCATTGCGCCATTTCGTAAAGCTCATACTTTTGCGCGCTATTGATAATCAACAGACGCGGATTATCTGCCTGTACGCGAATAATATCTCGCCACACGCCATTCAATTTCTTATTAGAGACGGCAATATCAAACAATATTACCGAGTCTTTTGCCAGACGTTGAGTTAGCGGTTTGTTGATATTATGCAGAGTTACGTTTACGGATAGCTTCTCAGTCAACCACGTCGCAAATGCATTACTCTGAATGGACGGATGAGTAATGAAAGTCACTTGACGCGAATGCAGTAAATTCTCCGATAAATTAATCACTTAAAACTCTCCTTAGCAGTACCCCGCCATCTTAGCGGTTAAATTAACTGAAAATTAAACGTTCAATAATGTATTTATATTTTCAAATACATTTTGGATATTGAAACATCATTTCATGAGAATCTTCCTATTCCCGTAAACAGCATAAATCGAACCCCGCAAAAGTGTCAAAAGGTAATCCCATTTTTTTCCTGGTTAAGCGGGGTAAATGTAAGCCCGCTGTCATAACATTCATTATTTCGGCTTAGGTCGTACCACTTATTTGTATTATGAAATCATTAATCAAAACATTAATTGAACACTGAATTAACAATTTAATGAATACCACCTTTGTTTCATCACGGCATAAGCTATAACTCACCTGCTAACGCACGTTGTTGAAAACTCTGCGCAAAGGTTTGCATTCCTGCCTGTTGACTGGTTTGCATCACGCCGGGTAGCTGATGCGTTTTTCCTTCGCGGATCAAATTTGCCACCGCTGGCGTGTTCACTAAAAGTTCGTATAGCGCAACCCGGCCGCCGGAAGCATTTGGCAACAATTTTTGCGCCGCCACGGCGCATAAACTCCCTGCCAGCTGACTGCGAACCGGCTCTTTTTCTTCCGCCGGGAACACATCCACCAGCCGCTCGACGGCCTGCGCCGCGCTGCGGGTATGCAGCGTCGCCATCACCAGGTGCCCGGTTTCGGCCGCGGTCAGCGCCAGGCGGATGGTTTCGCTATCGCGTAGCTCACCTAATAAGATCACGTCCGGGTCCTGACGCAGCGCCACGCGTAGCGCCGCCGCGAAGGAGGAGCAATGGCGGCCGATTTCGCGCTGCTGGATCAGGCAGTTCCTGCTGGCGTGAATAAACTCCACGGGATCCTCAAGGGTTAAAATATGACCATGGCGATATTGATTGAGGTAGTCCACCATCGCCGCCAGGGTGGTCGACTTGCCGCTACCGGTAGCGCCGGTAACCAGGATCAAACCACTCTCTTCATTTAACAGTTCGCTAAGCGCGGCGGGCGCGCCCAAATCACCCAACTGCGGGCATCGCTGCGGCAAAAGACGCAGCGCCAACGACAAGCCGCGCGCGTGGGCAAAAGCGCTGGCACGCAGCCGCGGCCCATCTGAGAGGGCAAGGGCAAAGTCCACCTGGCCATCGGCACGCCACTGCGCCAACTGTGGGTCGTTAAGCCAGCGAGTGAGGATTTCCTCAACATCCGGCGAAGTAAACGGTGCAGGCTCAAGCTTCCCCAAACGACGCCAGCGCGGCGGATACGCGCTGCACAGGTGTAGATCGGAGACGTTATGCTTTACACTAAGGGCCACGATTTCTTCCAGCTCCATAACTGATCCTCGGAATATGAACGATATTGCGCATAACCTGGCACAGGTCCGGGATAAAATCTCAGGCGCCGCCGCCCGCTGCGGCCGCGCTTCAGAAGAAGTTACGTTGCTTGCAGTGAGTAAAACCAAACCTGCGAGCGCTATCGAAGAAGCAATGGCCGCAGGACAGCGGACATTCGGCGAAAACTACGTCCAGGAAGGGGTGGATAAAATCCGCTATTTCCAGCAGGCGGGCGCCAGCGGTCTGCAGTGGCACTTCATCGGCCCGCTGCAGTCCAACAAAAGCCGGCTGGTGGCCGAACATTTTGACTGGTGCCACACCGTCGACCGGTTGAAAATCGCCACCCGCCTGAGCGAGCAACGTCCGGCGGATTTACCGCCGCTGAACGTGCTGATTCAAATCAACATCAGCGATGAACAGAGTAAATCCGGGATCCCGCTGGCGGAGCTTGACGCTTTAGCCGCCGGTGTCGCCGCCTTACCGAACCTCCAGCTTCGCGGGTTAATGGCCATTCCGGCGCCAGAGTCAGAATATGAAAGGCAGTTTGCCGTCGCCCAACAAATGGCGGTAGCATTCGCGCAACTGAAAACGCTCTACCCTTCGGTTGATACGCTCTCTCTGGGCATGTCGGATGACATGGAAGCCGCTATCGCGGCGGGAAGCACTATGGTGCGCATCGGGACCGCAATCTTCGGCGCGCGCGACTACAGCAAAAAATAAGGAATCTGAGGAACGCCATGAAGACGTTGACCTTCCTGCTCTCAACGGTCATTGAGCTCTACACAATGGTCATGTTGTTACGCGTCTGGATGCAGTGGGCGCGCTGCGACTTTTACAATCCGTTTTCACAGTTCGTCGTGAAAGCGACCCAGCCAATCGTCGGGCCGCTGCGCCGGATTATCCCGGCAATGGGGCCGCTGGATAGCGCCTCCCTGCTGGTCGCCTTCGTGCTATGCGTTATCAAGGCGATCGTGCTGTTTATGGTGGTCACCTTCCAGCCGATTATCTGGATTGCCGCGGTGCTAATCCTGCTGAAAACCATCGGTTCGCTGATTTTCTGGGTGCTGCTATTGATGGCGATCATGAGCTGGGTAAGCCAGGGTCGCAGCCCGGTGGAATACGTGCTGATGCAGTTGGCCGACCCACTGCTGCGCCCGATCCGCAACCTGCTGCCATCCATGGGCGGCATCGACTTTTCGCCGATGGTGCTGGTCCTGCTGCTGTACGTGATTAACATGGGTATCGCCGAGCTGCTGCAAGCTACTGGCAATGTCCTGCTTCCGGGGCTGTGGATGGCGCTATGAGTGCCGTTGAAGTCTGCGCTGACGGGCTGGTGCTCAGGCTGTATATTCAGCCAAAGGCCAGCCGCGACAGCCTTGTTGGTCTGCATGGCGACGAGCTCAAAGTCGCCATCACCGCCCCACCCGTCGACGGCCAGGCAAATGCCCATCTGGTTAAATATCTCGCTAAACAGTTCCGCGTCGCGAAAAGCCAGGTGCTTATCGAAAAAGGCGAACTGGGCCGTCACAAACAGGTAAAAATCATTCACCCGCAGCAGATCCCGCCCGCCGTCGCGGCGCTGACTGACTAAACAGGATTGAATATGCAAAAAGTTGTACTCGCTACCGGCAACGCCGGTAAAGTTCGCGAGCTGGCCTCGCTGCTGGAAGATTTTGGGCTCGACGTCGTCGCCCAGACCGAGCTTGGCGTCGATTCCGCCGAAGAAACCGGCCTGACCTTTATCGAAAACGCGATCCTCAAAGCGCGTCACGCCGCGCAGGTCACCGGCCTGCCGGCCATCGCCGACGACTCGGGTCTGGCGGTGGATGCGCTGGGCGGCGCGCCGGGCATTTACTCCGCTCGCTACTCGGGTGAAAACGCCAGCGACCAGCAGAATCTGGAAAAGCTGCTGGATGCCCTGCAGGACGTGCCCGATGAGCAACGCCAGGCCCAGTTCCACTGCGTGCTGGTTTACCTGCGCCATGCCGAAGACCCGACACCGCTGGTGTGCCACGGCAGCTGGCCGGGCGTGATTACTCGCCAGGCGGCGGGTAGCGGCGGCTTTGGCTATGACCCGATTTTCTTTGTTCCATCCGAGGGTAAAACCGCAGCGGAACTGAGCCGTGAAGAGAAAAGCGCCATTTCCCACCGTGGGCAGGCGCTGAAACTGTTACTGGAAGCATTACGTAATGGCTAATTTGCCGCCTCTGAGTCTTTATATTCATATCCCGTGGTGCGTGCAGAAGTGCCCGTACTGCGATTTCAATTCGCATGCGTTAAAGGGCGAAGTGCCGCACGACGACTACGTCCAGCACCTGCTTGCCGATCTGCGCCACGATGCGCCATACGCACAAGGACGTGAAATTAAGACTATTTTTATCGGCGGCGGTACGCCAAGCCTGCTTTCCGGCCCGGCGATGCAAACCCTGCTTGATGGCGTGCGCGCCTGCCTGCCGCTGGCGGCGGATGCGGAGATCACCATGGAAGCCAATCCGGGGACCGTGGAGGCCGATCGCTTCGTTGAGTATCAGCGTGCCGGCGTCAACCGTATCTCCATCGGCGTACAGAGCTTTAGCGAGCCAAAATTGCAGCGTCTGGGGCGTATTCACGGTCCGGAAGAGGCAAAACGCGCGGCGCGGCTGGCGAGCGGCCTCGGGCTGCGTAGCTTTAACCTCGATTTAATGCATGGCCTACCGGACCAGTCGCTGGATGAGGCGCTGGATGACTTACGCCAGGCGATCGCGCTCAATCCGCCGCATCTGTCGTGGTATCAGTTGACTATTGAGCCGAACACGCTGTTTGGTTCGCGCCCGCCGGTATTACCGGATGACGATGCGCTGTGGGATATTTTCGAGCAGGGGCATCAATTGCTAAGCGCCGCAGGTTATCAGCAGTACGAGACCTCCGCTTACGCCAAACCAGGCTATCAGTGCCAGCACAATCTCAACTACTGGCGCTTTGGCGATTATCTGGGTATTGGCTGCGGCGCGCACGGCAAAGTGACCTTCCCTGATGGCCGAATTCTGCGTACGGCGAAAACCCGTCACCCGCGCGGCTACATGGAAGGCCGTTACCTGGAGCGCCAGCACGACGTGGACGCGGCGGATAAACCGTTCGAGTTCTTTATGAACCGCTTCCGCCTGCTGGAGGCCGCGCCGCGCGCGGAGTTCAGCTTGTATACCGGCCTTGATGAGCAGGTTATCCGTCCGCAAATCGATGCCGCTATCGCCGAAGGCTATCTGCTGGAAGATGCGCAAAACTGGCAAATTACCGAGCACGGTAAACTGTTTTTAAATTCGCTGCTGGAGCTGTTCCTCAGCGAAGAGTAATCCCTGCGGGCGGCACGTCGTCGCCCGTATCTTTCCCCTTACATCCTCTCCCGCTACGGTCAAACCGACTGGCGTTTTTTTGCTCGATTTTTTGCAGCCAATCACAAAATCCGATCGACTTTTTTCCTTTTCTTGACTCATTTTTTGCGCAGTGGTAATCCTGCTTCATCGGTTGAGCAAATGTAAAACCGACGTATCCTACATGTGAATTATTGGTAACTCTGATTAAAAAAGTCTCTGTAACGTCGGCGCAATCCGGCGGGCTTAAGCCTATAAAAAAGAGGGTAACACAATGAATTACCGTAATATTTTTATCACACTCGCCGCATTATCCGGCACCGTCACGGCTTCAGCCTGGTCTGCAGAGTCCGCCACCGTGGCCTTTTTAATGCCCGATCAGGCCTCTACCCGCTATGAGCAGCACGACTTCCCCGGTTTTAAGGCGGAAATGAGCAAGCTTTGCGCGGAATGTAAGGTCATCTATCAGAATGCCAACGCCAACGCGTCGCTCCAGCAGCAGCAGTTTAATTCGGTTATTGCCCAGGGGGCGAAAGTGATCGTCCTGGATCCGGTTGACTCTTCCGCCGCCGCCGCGCTGGTCGAAAACGCCCAGGCGCAGGGGGTCAAGGTCATTGCCTATGACCGCCCGGTGCCAAACAAACCAGCTGATTTCTACGTCTCATTTGATAATGAGGGCATTGGTTACGCCATCGCGAAATCTCTCACCGACCATCTGAAAGCGAGCGGCGTGCCGCAGGATGCCGGCGTGCTGCAGATTAACGGTTCGCCAACCGATGCCGCCGCAGGGCTGATCCGCGACGGTATCCATCGCGGATTGAAAGAGTCCGGTTACAAAACGCTGGCCGAATTCGACACCCCGGAGTGGGCGCCGCCGAAAGCCCAGGAGTGGACCGCCGGGCAGGTTACCCGCTTTGGCGACAAAATTAAGGGCGTGGTCGCGGCAAACGACGGTACCGGCGGCGGCGCAATTGCCGCCTTTAAGGCTGCCGGGGTCCAGCCGCTGCCGCCGGTCACCGGCAATGACGCCACTATCGCCGCGCTGCAGCTGATCATCGCCGGCGACCAGTACAACACCATCTCCAAGCCATCGGAGATCGTCGCCGCGGCGGCGGCCAAAGTGGCGGTTGATTTTATTCAGGGCAAAAAACCGCAGGCCAGCACCACCCTGTACAACACCCCTTCCCAGCTATTTACCCCGGAAGTGGTGACGGCCAAAAACATCAAAGCGGAAATCTTCGATAAAAAAATCCAGACCTGGGATCAGGTGTGTAGCGGCGAGTACGCCGCCGCCTGCCAGAAGTTAGGCATCAGCAAGTAACCTTTGCCCCTGCGCCCGCCGCGGCGGGCGCGATTTCGCCATGATTGAGGTCGTTTTGTATGCCGCAACAACAACACAACTCCGCCGCCGGGCG contains the following coding sequences:
- a CDS encoding XTP/dITP diphosphatase, translating into MQKVVLATGNAGKVRELASLLEDFGLDVVAQTELGVDSAEETGLTFIENAILKARHAAQVTGLPAIADDSGLAVDALGGAPGIYSARYSGENASDQQNLEKLLDALQDVPDEQRQAQFHCVLVYLRHAEDPTPLVCHGSWPGVITRQAAGSGGFGYDPIFFVPSEGKTAAELSREEKSAISHRGQALKLLLEALRNG
- the yggU gene encoding DUF167 family protein YggU encodes the protein MSAVEVCADGLVLRLYIQPKASRDSLVGLHGDELKVAITAPPVDGQANAHLVKYLAKQFRVAKSQVLIEKGELGRHKQVKIIHPQQIPPAVAALTD
- a CDS encoding type IV pilus twitching motility protein PilT, which codes for MELEEIVALSVKHNVSDLHLCSAYPPRWRRLGKLEPAPFTSPDVEEILTRWLNDPQLAQWRADGQVDFALALSDGPRLRASAFAHARGLSLALRLLPQRCPQLGDLGAPAALSELLNEESGLILVTGATGSGKSTTLAAMVDYLNQYRHGHILTLEDPVEFIHASRNCLIQQREIGRHCSSFAAALRVALRQDPDVILLGELRDSETIRLALTAAETGHLVMATLHTRSAAQAVERLVDVFPAEEKEPVRSQLAGSLCAVAAQKLLPNASGGRVALYELLVNTPAVANLIREGKTHQLPGVMQTSQQAGMQTFAQSFQQRALAGEL
- a CDS encoding YggS family pyridoxal phosphate-dependent enzyme — encoded protein: MNDIAHNLAQVRDKISGAAARCGRASEEVTLLAVSKTKPASAIEEAMAAGQRTFGENYVQEGVDKIRYFQQAGASGLQWHFIGPLQSNKSRLVAEHFDWCHTVDRLKIATRLSEQRPADLPPLNVLIQINISDEQSKSGIPLAELDALAAGVAALPNLQLRGLMAIPAPESEYERQFAVAQQMAVAFAQLKTLYPSVDTLSLGMSDDMEAAIAAGSTMVRIGTAIFGARDYSKK
- the ruvX gene encoding Holliday junction resolvase RuvX — its product is MSGTFLSFDFGTKSIGVAVGQRITGTARPLPALKAQDGKPDWNIIEKLLKEWQPEAVIVGLPLNMDGTEQPLTARARNFANKIHGRFGVKITLHDERLSTVEARAGLFEHGGFRALNKGSVDSASAVVILESYFEQGY
- the hemW gene encoding radical SAM family heme chaperone HemW — protein: MANLPPLSLYIHIPWCVQKCPYCDFNSHALKGEVPHDDYVQHLLADLRHDAPYAQGREIKTIFIGGGTPSLLSGPAMQTLLDGVRACLPLAADAEITMEANPGTVEADRFVEYQRAGVNRISIGVQSFSEPKLQRLGRIHGPEEAKRAARLASGLGLRSFNLDLMHGLPDQSLDEALDDLRQAIALNPPHLSWYQLTIEPNTLFGSRPPVLPDDDALWDIFEQGHQLLSAAGYQQYETSAYAKPGYQCQHNLNYWRFGDYLGIGCGAHGKVTFPDGRILRTAKTRHPRGYMEGRYLERQHDVDAADKPFEFFMNRFRLLEAAPRAEFSLYTGLDEQVIRPQIDAAIAEGYLLEDAQNWQITEHGKLFLNSLLELFLSEE
- a CDS encoding YggT family protein, with protein sequence MKTLTFLLSTVIELYTMVMLLRVWMQWARCDFYNPFSQFVVKATQPIVGPLRRIIPAMGPLDSASLLVAFVLCVIKAIVLFMVVTFQPIIWIAAVLILLKTIGSLIFWVLLLMAIMSWVSQGRSPVEYVLMQLADPLLRPIRNLLPSMGGIDFSPMVLVLLLYVINMGIAELLQATGNVLLPGLWMAL
- a CDS encoding LuxR C-terminal-related transcriptional regulator, with protein sequence MINLSENLLHSRQVTFITHPSIQSNAFATWLTEKLSVNVTLHNINKPLTQRLAKDSVILFDIAVSNKKLNGVWRDIIRVQADNPRLLIINSAQKYELYEMAQWPALYGVFRHDDDQSRLIEGVKAVLNGEQTAELSVMHPALYSADQVTAPTENSPLTERECEILNELRCGATNMDIARALFISENTVRTHLYNVFRKLSVKNRTQAVSWANEHLRH
- a CDS encoding sugar ABC transporter substrate-binding protein gives rise to the protein MNYRNIFITLAALSGTVTASAWSAESATVAFLMPDQASTRYEQHDFPGFKAEMSKLCAECKVIYQNANANASLQQQQFNSVIAQGAKVIVLDPVDSSAAAALVENAQAQGVKVIAYDRPVPNKPADFYVSFDNEGIGYAIAKSLTDHLKASGVPQDAGVLQINGSPTDAAAGLIRDGIHRGLKESGYKTLAEFDTPEWAPPKAQEWTAGQVTRFGDKIKGVVAANDGTGGGAIAAFKAAGVQPLPPVTGNDATIAALQLIIAGDQYNTISKPSEIVAAAAAKVAVDFIQGKKPQASTTLYNTPSQLFTPEVVTAKNIKAEIFDKKIQTWDQVCSGEYAAACQKLGISK